CTTGACTCATGAGCGAATCTGGCTAGATTGTTCCTTCAGCTAACAATGCCAGTGCCGCTTCATGCGGCCGATTGCCTCCAACGGTTTAGTGCCCTGCTGGCGATCCTCTAACAGAAAACTTCTGCAAGTTCTTCGAGCCGATGGCCCTAGTTGGGTACGTTCGCGGCGCGCCATTTACACCGTACACCGTGCTTACTCGGCGGCGTGGCCTCGACCTTCGGAGATTCTTGCACACCTCCGAATTTGTCGTAGCCGTTTTGCAGAAGTTTCGGCATTGGCTACGACCGCCGAGCCTGGCTGGATCAGAGGCGGCGCGGACCTGAGCAGGAGCCCGCGCCGTCCTCTGACTGCCATTTCAACATAACGCTACCGCGCCGGTCGTCGTGACTGACTCGCTATCGAAAAGGTGACTAACCGCCTTGTTGGAATGCTGCGCTTGGTGCCAATCCAGTGGACCAACACCATGCATCTTTGCATGCACCAACCGGACGCTTGCGCGTCCAAACGAAACACCTCGCATGTCGCGTGGGAATGCGCGACTCTCAGGGAGGCCTTGATACTGGCAATCGCGGCGACGGACGCGAGGAGCAAGCGTACGCCAGTGCTCTGCAATAGGCATCTTTTCCATGATTTCCCAACCACCACTTGGGCCAAATACATATCTCCGGCAGTTCTTCCAACGCCATTACATTCCGCACTGCATCGAGGATCCGACCAGCCGCAACATGGAAGGCTACGAACGAGCTCTCGATCTGTGGGAAGAACTTACCGAGAATCCCACACTCAACGAAATCAGCTGCGAAACACTATCCGCGTTCAAAGGCGATCTTCTCGCCTATCGATTTCGCGGGCGCTCGCTTTCTGTAAACACCGTCCACAAACATCTCTCGCATGTTCAGTGGATTCTCGATCAAGCTGGGCCGCCTGGTCGTCGCGGCAAAGAGAAGACCGCCGTTGGCATTCTCGATCGTGTTCCCTTTACGAAGTTGCCGAAACGTCGGGAGACTTATCAGGACGAAGTTCCCGCAGACGACATTGTGAAAGTGTTTCACGTTGCGGCCGAACACGCACGCTTGCCAAGAGTTCCGGGCGTCGCACCTGGGCACTTGTGGCAAGCGTTATTTGGTCTGCAGCTTTGCACAAGTCTTCGAATTGGCCAGTGTTCGCAGATCCCGATGAATGCCGTGAAATGGGATCGAATGCAAATCGTCTTGCCATACGAGATCTGTCGCAAGTCGAAGAAGGACGAACCGAAACCCGTTCACTCCTACGTCATGCAATTGCTGATGAGGATTCGTGGATCTCGAGAACTTCTGTTTCCCATCTTCGAGGAACACTCCAAGAAGACGATCTACGACGAACTCCATCGCCTGCAAGACCTGGCTGGCGTTCCTCATTTTGGTTTTCATGCCGTTCGTTCTTCAGCGATCACGAGCCTATCGGAGATATCTGGCGAAGCGGCCCAGTTTGCGGCCGGTCATGCGAGCATGCGAACGACGCGAATCTACCAGAAGATTCGCTTGCTCTCCCAAGCTCAAGAGAAGCTGACGATCTTCGATGCATTAGCCCAGGGCGGGGAGGAATCGGAAGCCGTTTAACGGACCGTCCGCTTCGTTGGACTCCCCTCCCCTTCTCTTCCACCACGCGCGAGGCGGTCTTGCGCGTGGCCTTCGCTGCCCCCGGTTGCCGGCCGCTTTGTGGCCTGCTGCGTCCACTTTCCCCCGCGCTGCAGTGGAAAGCGGCCGGCAACCTATCAGGAACAACCGAACGCCCGCGCAATGGCTGCGCGGGCGTTTTTTATTGCCCCCCTGGACCGCTGAACGGTCCGCAAGTGAAAGGATTCTCATGCTTGTTTTATCTCGCAAAATCGGCGATTCGATCAAAGTAGGCGACGACGTCGAAATCGTCGTTTTGCAACTTCGCGGCGACAAGGTCCGCCTGGGCATTGAAGCCCCTAAATCGGTCGAAGTTCACCGCCGCGAAGTTTGGGCAAAGATCCAAGGCGAAGATCCGGAAGCGGGCGACGATGTCCCGCGATCGCCGGCCGCTTAGTCTCACAACATGCCCCCGCGGCCCAGGGCGTTGTGGGCCGTTTCTCTTTTTTGAATGGAGTAGTTTTCTGATGGCGTTCCCCATGTTCACCGACTTTTTTAAGTCAGTCCGCGAAAACAGCGCGGCCACCTTCTCACGGATCAAAGATCGGACCGCGTTTAATCGCGTCGTGTGGGCCTGCTTCCTGGTTGGCCGCGCCGATGGCGACTTCGACGCCAACGAGCGAAAAGCCACGGCCGCGCTGATCCATGAAAAGCTTCCGCAATACTCGCTCGACGACATTTTGGAAGTGATCGCGAAAGCGGAAGCCAAGATCGACTTCGACCCCAACCTGGGCGCGATGGAAATTATCGACGAAGTCGGCAAGGCCCGCGGCGACGCGGCCGAGGCGATCATTCGGGCGGCCGTTTACATCGGCGGGGCCGATGGTGACTTCGACGACACCGAGAAGGGCATCGTTCGCCAGCTCTGTTCCC
The Blastopirellula marina genome window above contains:
- the csrA gene encoding carbon storage regulator CsrA, producing MLVLSRKIGDSIKVGDDVEIVVLQLRGDKVRLGIEAPKSVEVHRREVWAKIQGEDPEAGDDVPRSPAA
- a CDS encoding tellurite resistance TerB family protein; the encoded protein is MAFPMFTDFFKSVRENSAATFSRIKDRTAFNRVVWACFLVGRADGDFDANERKATAALIHEKLPQYSLDDILEVIAKAEAKIDFDPNLGAMEIIDEVGKARGDAAEAIIRAAVYIGGADGDFDDTEKGIVRQLCSRMDINPANYGL
- a CDS encoding tyrosine-type recombinase/integrase, giving the protein MISQPPLGPNTYLRQFFQRHYIPHCIEDPTSRNMEGYERALDLWEELTENPTLNEISCETLSAFKGDLLAYRFRGRSLSVNTVHKHLSHVQWILDQAGPPGRRGKEKTAVGILDRVPFTKLPKRRETYQDEVPADDIVKVFHVAAEHARLPRVPGVAPGHLWQALFGLQLCTSLRIGQCSQIPMNAVKWDRMQIVLPYEICRKSKKDEPKPVHSYVMQLLMRIRGSRELLFPIFEEHSKKTIYDELHRLQDLAGVPHFGFHAVRSSAITSLSEISGEAAQFAAGHASMRTTRIYQKIRLLSQAQEKLTIFDALAQGGEESEAV